From a single Prionailurus bengalensis isolate Pbe53 chromosome A1, Fcat_Pben_1.1_paternal_pri, whole genome shotgun sequence genomic region:
- the FGF1 gene encoding fibroblast growth factor 1 isoform X3 has translation MAEGEITTFTALTEKFNLPPGNYKKPKLLYCSNGGHFLRILPDGTVDGTRDRSDQHTDTK, from the coding sequence ATGGCTGAAGGGGAAATCACAACCTTCACGGCCCTGACGGAGAAGTTCAATCTGCCTCCAGGGAATTACAAGAAACCCAAACTCCTCTACTGTAGCAACGGGGGCCACTTCCTGAGGATCCTTCCAGATGGCACAGTGGATGGGACGAGGGACAGGAGCGACCAGCACA